In Lineus longissimus chromosome 9, tnLinLong1.2, whole genome shotgun sequence, one genomic interval encodes:
- the LOC135493800 gene encoding putative divalent cation/proton antiporter TMEM165 isoform X2, translating to MFKDMFFGYRNPSVWTLSLFSWSLLCIFVFPASGGDSVVPAVQLGENKDKAFPKPNLDNPQAGGINPAGLNGKGYSDNPDFIHGFVGAISVIIVSELGDKTFFIAAIMAMRHSRLTVFLGAIAALGAMTVLSALLGYATTVIPRWLTFYASSALFAVFGLKMLKEGYYMSADEGKEEYEEVQADLRKRDDEFEKQNAVVQDPESGVLRGGLLRRRKILGFISRIFLESFTLTFLAEWGDRSQIATIILAAREDVIGVILGGIIGHSLCTGLAVMGGRFIAQRISIRTVTLTGGVVFLLFALSAFFLDPSK from the exons ATGTTTAAAGACATGTTTTTCGGGTACCGAAACCCGTCAGTGTGGACACTTTCACTCTTCAGTTGGAGTTTACTGTGCATTTTCGTTTTTCCTGCTTCGGGAGGTGACAGTGTAGTGCCAGCCGTTCAGCTGGGAGAAAATAAAGACAAAGCATTTCCAAAGCCTAACCTTGATAATCCACAAGCAGGAGGCATT AATCCAGCAGGTCTCAATGGCAAAGGTTACTCAGACAACCCCGACTTCATCCATGGCTTTGTTGGCGCCATCAGTGTCATCATTGTGTCGGAGCTCGGGGACAAGACATTCTTTATCGCTGCCATTATGGCGATGCGACACTCAAGACTGACTGTGTTTCTTGGTGCAATAGCTGCTTTGGGAGCCATGACTGTTCTATCGG CATTACTCGGCTACGCTACCACTGTTATTCCACGCTGGCTGACATTTTACGCGTCGTCTGCTCTCTTCGCAGTGTTTGGACTTAAGATGTTAAAAGAAG GTTACTACATGTCAGCAGATGAAGGCAAAGAAGAGTATGAAGAGGTTCAGGCCGATCTGCGCAAGAGGGATGATGAG TTTGAAAAACAGAATGCTGTTGTCCAGGATCCAGAGTCTGGCGTTTTACGAGGTGGACtactaagaagaagaaaaatattagGATTTATATCGCGAATCTTCCTCGAGTCTTTCACACTAACATTTTTAGCAGAGTGGGGTGATCGTTCTCAAATAGCTACTATCATATTAGCAGCTAGGGAA GATGTGATCGGTGTGATATTAGGAGGAATCATTGGTCATTCATTATGTACTGGTTTAGCTGTGATGGGAGGGCGGTTTATAGCTCAAAGGATATCAATCAGAACAG TGACCTTAACTGGTGGAGTGGTGTTCCTGTTATTTGCCTTGTCTGCATTTTTCCTGGACCCATCAAAATGA
- the LOC135493800 gene encoding putative divalent cation/proton antiporter TMEM165 isoform X1, producing the protein MFKDMFFGYRNPSVWTLSLFSWSLLCIFVFPASGGDSVVPAVQLGENKDKAFPKPNLDNPQAGGIVAKDLRRDLEKAYKAESKKFLNPAGLNGKGYSDNPDFIHGFVGAISVIIVSELGDKTFFIAAIMAMRHSRLTVFLGAIAALGAMTVLSALLGYATTVIPRWLTFYASSALFAVFGLKMLKEGYYMSADEGKEEYEEVQADLRKRDDEFEKQNAVVQDPESGVLRGGLLRRRKILGFISRIFLESFTLTFLAEWGDRSQIATIILAAREDVIGVILGGIIGHSLCTGLAVMGGRFIAQRISIRTVTLTGGVVFLLFALSAFFLDPSK; encoded by the exons ATGTTTAAAGACATGTTTTTCGGGTACCGAAACCCGTCAGTGTGGACACTTTCACTCTTCAGTTGGAGTTTACTGTGCATTTTCGTTTTTCCTGCTTCGGGAGGTGACAGTGTAGTGCCAGCCGTTCAGCTGGGAGAAAATAAAGACAAAGCATTTCCAAAGCCTAACCTTGATAATCCACAAGCAGGAGGCATT GTTGCTAAGGATCTTAGACGAGATCTTGAGAAGGCATACAAAGCGGAATCTAAGAAGTTTCTG AATCCAGCAGGTCTCAATGGCAAAGGTTACTCAGACAACCCCGACTTCATCCATGGCTTTGTTGGCGCCATCAGTGTCATCATTGTGTCGGAGCTCGGGGACAAGACATTCTTTATCGCTGCCATTATGGCGATGCGACACTCAAGACTGACTGTGTTTCTTGGTGCAATAGCTGCTTTGGGAGCCATGACTGTTCTATCGG CATTACTCGGCTACGCTACCACTGTTATTCCACGCTGGCTGACATTTTACGCGTCGTCTGCTCTCTTCGCAGTGTTTGGACTTAAGATGTTAAAAGAAG GTTACTACATGTCAGCAGATGAAGGCAAAGAAGAGTATGAAGAGGTTCAGGCCGATCTGCGCAAGAGGGATGATGAG TTTGAAAAACAGAATGCTGTTGTCCAGGATCCAGAGTCTGGCGTTTTACGAGGTGGACtactaagaagaagaaaaatattagGATTTATATCGCGAATCTTCCTCGAGTCTTTCACACTAACATTTTTAGCAGAGTGGGGTGATCGTTCTCAAATAGCTACTATCATATTAGCAGCTAGGGAA GATGTGATCGGTGTGATATTAGGAGGAATCATTGGTCATTCATTATGTACTGGTTTAGCTGTGATGGGAGGGCGGTTTATAGCTCAAAGGATATCAATCAGAACAG TGACCTTAACTGGTGGAGTGGTGTTCCTGTTATTTGCCTTGTCTGCATTTTTCCTGGACCCATCAAAATGA
- the LOC135493568 gene encoding transcription initiation factor TFIID subunit 7-like: protein MKKSSFASKSKSKSKSKPKVSTKINLKGLKKHAAHPPATQLKKGPPPKKKDEPALDVEQQFILRLPPGPAMALAHDVESGAMNLKDKLFIEMQPDQKHGLVRYGNDMFHSKLVDLPCILESLKTTDNKTFYKTAEICQMLICSVDEDNSQDETESPKKKDKDKKYLYPHGLTPPLKNVRKRRFRKTLKKRYTEQPDIEKEVKRLFRTDNEAVHVKWEIVTDDDDKLNKTDEMGVEGKTQSQKIQGDINIEHIFGEVSSSEDDDEKDVNIMDSGDEYIGEEATQGKAVEAEADDDDDEDDDDEEEDDDQMTADMENEIRAKLDVLSMQIEELHEKRIAEEEKINTIDNVALRERFQSAYDDLVREEEEKTKEYEILSSMLS from the exons ATGAAAAAATCCTCTTTCGCGTCAAAATCGAAGtctaaatcaaaatcaaaacccAAAGTATCTACAAAAATCAACTTAAAGGGTTTAAAGAAACACGCTGCACACCCTCCTGCAACGCAGCTTAAGAAAGGGCCTCCACCAAAGAAGAAAGATGAACCTGCACTGGATGTTGAACAGCAGTTTATTCTTCGCTTGCCTCCA GGCCCAGCCATGGCCCTCGCACATGATGTCGAGTCTGgagctatgaatttgaaggaCAAACTGTTTATTGAGATGCAACCAGACCAGAAGCATGGCTTAGTCAGATATGGAAATGACATGTTCCATTCCAAG TTAGTTGACTTGCCTTGCATTCTGGAATCCTTGAAGACAACAGACAACAAGACATTCTACAAGACTGCAGAAATATGCCAG ATGCTGATATGTTCGGTTGACGAAGATAACAGCCAAGATGAAACCGAGTCGCCAAAAAAGAAAGACAAGGACAAGAAGTATCTTTATCCTCATGGAT TAACACCGCCTTTGAAGAATGTTCGGAAGAGAAGATTTCGTAAAACTTTGAAGAAACGG TACACAGAACAACCAGATATAGAGAAAGAAGTTAAGCGCCTATTCCGAACCGACAATGAAGCTGTGCATGTGAAATGGGAAATTGTGACAGACGACGATGATAAACTGAATAAAACTGACGAGATGGGTGTGGAGGGAAAGACGCAATCACAGAAAATACAGGGAGATATCAATATAG AGCACATCTTTGGTGAGGTAAGCAGCTCTGAAGACGATGATGAAAAAGACGTGAATATAATGGACAGTGGTGATGAGTACATCGGGGAGGAAGCCACACAAGGCAAAGCTGTGGAGGCCGaggcagatgatgatgatgatgaagatgatgatgatgaagaagaggatgatgacCAGATGACAGCAGATATGGAAAATG AAATCCGTGCCAAGCTGGATGTGTTGAGTATGCAAATAGAAGAATTACATGAGAAGCGTATCGCTGAGGAAGAAAAGATCAATACCATCGACAATGTGGCCCTTCGG GAGAGGTTTCAGTCTGCCTATGATGACCTTGTGCGggaagaggaagaaaaaacTAAAGAATACGAGATTCTGTCATCAATGTTAAGTTAA
- the LOC135493800 gene encoding putative divalent cation/proton antiporter TMEM165 isoform X3, whose product MYINPAGLNGKGYSDNPDFIHGFVGAISVIIVSELGDKTFFIAAIMAMRHSRLTVFLGAIAALGAMTVLSALLGYATTVIPRWLTFYASSALFAVFGLKMLKEGYYMSADEGKEEYEEVQADLRKRDDEFEKQNAVVQDPESGVLRGGLLRRRKILGFISRIFLESFTLTFLAEWGDRSQIATIILAAREDVIGVILGGIIGHSLCTGLAVMGGRFIAQRISIRTVTLTGGVVFLLFALSAFFLDPSK is encoded by the exons atgtatatt AATCCAGCAGGTCTCAATGGCAAAGGTTACTCAGACAACCCCGACTTCATCCATGGCTTTGTTGGCGCCATCAGTGTCATCATTGTGTCGGAGCTCGGGGACAAGACATTCTTTATCGCTGCCATTATGGCGATGCGACACTCAAGACTGACTGTGTTTCTTGGTGCAATAGCTGCTTTGGGAGCCATGACTGTTCTATCGG CATTACTCGGCTACGCTACCACTGTTATTCCACGCTGGCTGACATTTTACGCGTCGTCTGCTCTCTTCGCAGTGTTTGGACTTAAGATGTTAAAAGAAG GTTACTACATGTCAGCAGATGAAGGCAAAGAAGAGTATGAAGAGGTTCAGGCCGATCTGCGCAAGAGGGATGATGAG TTTGAAAAACAGAATGCTGTTGTCCAGGATCCAGAGTCTGGCGTTTTACGAGGTGGACtactaagaagaagaaaaatattagGATTTATATCGCGAATCTTCCTCGAGTCTTTCACACTAACATTTTTAGCAGAGTGGGGTGATCGTTCTCAAATAGCTACTATCATATTAGCAGCTAGGGAA GATGTGATCGGTGTGATATTAGGAGGAATCATTGGTCATTCATTATGTACTGGTTTAGCTGTGATGGGAGGGCGGTTTATAGCTCAAAGGATATCAATCAGAACAG TGACCTTAACTGGTGGAGTGGTGTTCCTGTTATTTGCCTTGTCTGCATTTTTCCTGGACCCATCAAAATGA